A DNA window from Luteolibacter luteus contains the following coding sequences:
- a CDS encoding TolC family protein, producing the protein MYSFLSRTAVVCLLAVSAAKAEPGVIISLESVGGRIKAQNPDLAAARLRIQEAIGRMTQSGRLSNPELEVEASHDPRFRERGIQVGFSQRFPVTNRLALEKQVSATEVKVAEAEVREVQRQLVAQAREGIVNVLAIRKRRELLKEQSALSKEFSDFLTGVAEKGEGSPLDAGQAKLEATSLALEMRQLDATEAAAVGELKPLLGVRPNEPLYVGGALPEAAIPAAAVDPSKRPDFQAAKLDAKAAAQGVALEQSKRYEDMEAGIFAGVERTEDAPEGYDREGMVGLRVKIPLPFWNKNEGAVQEAQAKQERKEKEATALARNIRLEAEAAKNEMLQWQKLAVETTDTLLPLADEQAKASEEAYRKGQGELQAVFRSREKRMQLQAARLDALREFHLARVRYESVLAKP; encoded by the coding sequence ATGTATTCTTTTCTATCCCGTACCGCGGTCGTTTGCCTTCTCGCGGTATCCGCGGCCAAGGCCGAACCCGGTGTCATCATCTCGCTCGAAAGCGTGGGTGGCCGGATCAAGGCCCAAAATCCTGATCTCGCCGCCGCCCGGCTGCGCATTCAGGAAGCCATCGGCCGAATGACCCAATCCGGACGCCTGTCGAATCCGGAACTCGAAGTCGAAGCCTCCCACGATCCACGCTTCCGCGAGCGCGGGATCCAAGTCGGCTTTTCCCAACGCTTCCCGGTCACGAACCGGCTCGCCTTGGAAAAGCAAGTGTCCGCCACCGAAGTCAAGGTGGCCGAAGCCGAAGTCCGCGAAGTCCAGCGCCAGCTCGTCGCCCAAGCCCGCGAGGGCATCGTGAACGTGCTGGCCATCCGGAAGCGCCGCGAACTGCTGAAGGAACAATCCGCGCTCTCGAAGGAGTTCTCGGACTTCCTCACCGGCGTCGCAGAGAAGGGCGAGGGCTCACCCCTCGACGCCGGACAGGCGAAGCTGGAAGCCACCAGCCTGGCGCTGGAGATGCGCCAGCTCGATGCCACGGAAGCGGCAGCGGTCGGCGAGTTGAAGCCACTGCTCGGCGTGCGCCCGAATGAACCGCTCTATGTCGGAGGAGCGCTTCCGGAAGCAGCCATTCCCGCCGCTGCGGTCGATCCCTCGAAGCGCCCCGATTTCCAAGCCGCGAAGCTGGATGCCAAGGCCGCCGCCCAAGGCGTCGCGCTGGAGCAATCGAAGCGCTACGAGGACATGGAGGCCGGAATTTTCGCCGGCGTCGAACGCACCGAAGACGCTCCCGAGGGCTATGACCGCGAAGGAATGGTCGGGCTGCGAGTCAAGATCCCCCTGCCCTTCTGGAACAAGAACGAAGGCGCGGTGCAGGAGGCCCAGGCGAAGCAAGAGCGGAAGGAAAAGGAAGCTACCGCGCTGGCCCGGAACATCCGCCTCGAAGCAGAGGCCGCGAAGAACGAGATGCTGCAGTGGCAGAAGCTGGCAGTGGAAACCACGGACACCCTGCTGCCCTTGGCAGATGAACAGGCGAAGGCTTCGGAGGAGGCCTACCGGAAAGGCCAGGGAGAACTCCAGGCCGTCTTCCGCAGCCGGGAAAAACGCATGCAATTGCAGGCCGCCCGCTTGGACGCCCTGCGTGAATTCCACCTGGCCCGGGTCCGCTACGAGTCCGTGCTCGCCAAACCTTGA
- a CDS encoding efflux RND transporter periplasmic adaptor subunit — translation MKPFVRPQLAAFLLLLPSLAHAAAPAGTGTVLLTEEGVKNLGIETVVVEESTFEETAFALGRIEAMPGHTATVSSRISGRLVALDVQTGDTVSEGQVIAKVESRQPGDPPPVIPLTTPIKGLVMHSETRLGDPVEPDKALLEITDLSEVHAVARVPEYHAGSIKPGAKAKIKVAALGEKEFEGELLRFGTSADQESGTIDAYFKLANPEGILRPGMRTEFSIISSLRENVLSVPKESLQGNPANRHVYVKHTTIPNAFERANVQVGEASGDRVEIIDGLFPGDEVVTRGSYSLGFAGGGGGMSLKEALDAAHGHKHNEDGSEMTPEQAAAAKAGGGEAGHEHGEAKGSSSRELFFMISTGVLAVLLVITSITKRKPQDETTEQA, via the coding sequence ATGAAACCTTTTGTTAGACCGCAGCTCGCAGCATTCCTGCTCCTGCTGCCCTCCCTTGCCCACGCTGCCGCACCCGCAGGAACGGGCACCGTCCTGCTGACCGAGGAGGGCGTGAAAAACCTCGGTATCGAAACTGTCGTCGTCGAAGAATCGACCTTCGAGGAAACCGCCTTCGCGCTCGGCCGCATCGAGGCCATGCCCGGCCATACCGCCACCGTTAGCAGCCGGATTTCCGGACGGCTCGTTGCGCTGGATGTCCAAACCGGAGATACCGTCAGCGAGGGCCAAGTGATCGCTAAGGTCGAGAGCCGCCAGCCCGGTGATCCGCCCCCCGTGATTCCCCTCACCACTCCGATCAAGGGTCTGGTGATGCATTCCGAGACCCGCCTCGGAGATCCGGTGGAGCCGGACAAGGCATTGCTGGAAATCACCGATCTCTCGGAGGTCCACGCCGTGGCCCGCGTGCCGGAATATCACGCCGGCTCGATCAAGCCGGGAGCCAAGGCGAAGATCAAGGTAGCGGCCCTTGGCGAAAAAGAATTCGAGGGCGAACTCCTGCGCTTCGGCACCTCCGCCGACCAGGAAAGCGGCACCATCGATGCCTACTTCAAGCTGGCGAATCCGGAAGGCATCCTGCGTCCTGGCATGCGGACGGAGTTCAGCATTATCAGTTCGCTGCGCGAGAACGTGCTCTCGGTCCCGAAGGAATCGCTGCAAGGCAATCCGGCGAACCGTCACGTCTATGTGAAGCACACGACCATCCCGAATGCCTTCGAACGCGCCAACGTTCAGGTAGGTGAAGCCAGCGGCGATCGCGTGGAAATTATCGACGGGCTCTTCCCCGGCGATGAAGTGGTCACACGTGGTTCCTACTCGCTTGGCTTTGCAGGCGGTGGCGGTGGCATGTCGCTCAAAGAAGCGCTCGATGCAGCCCACGGCCACAAGCATAACGAGGACGGCTCCGAAATGACGCCGGAACAAGCCGCCGCGGCGAAAGCCGGAGGCGGGGAAGCGGGTCATGAACACGGCGAAGCGAAGGGCAGTAGCTCTCGCGAGCTCTTCTTCATGATTTCCACGGGTGTGCTGGCGGTGCTGCTGGTGATCACTTCGATCACCAAGCGCAAGCCGCAGGACGAAACCACTGAACAAGCTTGA
- a CDS encoding efflux RND transporter permease subunit, with the protein MLNALIRWSLRSRAVIIGLALLLSVMGFQAYRELPVEVLPDLTKPTVTILVEAPGLAPEEVETLVTQPIESSLMGISGLNRLRSSSDIALSLVFAEFEWGTDIYQARQFVQERLQSVRESLPEGTQPYLTPVASLMGEILLIGVRSPDGSTAPMDVRTIADWTIRTRLQAISGVAEILNMGGGVKQAQVQPDPWRMQALGVSIEELQQATQEAATNSTGGFIDKGSQEIMVRNLAMTVQLEDISKTVIKLVNGRPISIADVAKVAWDTEPKRGDASVNGSPGVIMSVTKAPGFDTVALTEKIEKAIEELKPALPEGVEAMILFRQRDFIDRAIDNLKNAIVEGAVMVTIVLFLFLLNLRTTAITLMAMPLSFAITLLTFKWMGLSVNSMTLGGLAVAIGMVVDDAIVDVENVFRRLKENSALAEPKPKLEVIAKASGEVRNSILYATILIVLVFVPLLGLTGVEGRLFGPIAIATIVSMIASFVVSLTAIPVLCSLLLKERMKPGHHEDGRLVSLLKATLKNTLLRLSLRQPTLVIAIVSMLLVLALMLYPKMSKDFLPAFHEETVIVTTGAAPGTSLAEMEHLAKAVENQIRQVPEVNHIGRRIGRAERSDHIVPISNAEFDIDFKKGASNRTNKEILEDIRQRVRTVPGTFSVLSGPLSHRIAHLLSGVTAPVAVKVFGSDLNVITEIGGKVQAIAKTIPGLEDAKLDQQAPIPQLRIELDRERALAHGVTPGELNSELATLLGGGNVAQLRENQRTIDLAIRLPLEWRSDPEKIRELPIHTKTGRNIPLKLVADVREASGPSSVFRENTQRRYVVSITPTQRNAGELVRQLQEKVAEQIKMPEGVFVSYEGEFQAEQAAAQRIAILFSIILAVIVMLLWSYFRSLVLAVQVLLNLPLALMGSLALTWILVGNISIATLVGFIAVGGVAARNGIMMISHYLHLMKHEGEAFTERMIERGTLERFVPVTMTALSAGIALIPFVRSLGQPGKEILSPVAICIVGGLITSTLLDFAVTPAVFRLFGKKAALQALRLQAPATH; encoded by the coding sequence ATGCTAAACGCACTCATCCGCTGGTCGCTCCGCAGCCGGGCGGTCATCATCGGGCTTGCCCTGCTGCTTTCCGTAATGGGCTTCCAAGCCTATCGAGAATTACCGGTCGAAGTCCTTCCCGACCTGACCAAGCCCACGGTCACCATTCTGGTCGAAGCCCCCGGACTTGCTCCGGAGGAAGTGGAGACACTCGTCACCCAGCCGATCGAAAGTTCGCTGATGGGCATCTCCGGGCTCAATCGCCTGAGATCGAGTTCGGACATCGCGCTCTCGCTCGTCTTCGCTGAATTCGAATGGGGCACGGATATCTATCAGGCCCGCCAGTTCGTCCAGGAACGGTTGCAAAGCGTGAGGGAGTCCTTGCCGGAAGGCACACAGCCTTACCTCACGCCGGTTGCGTCGCTCATGGGCGAGATCCTCCTCATCGGCGTCCGCAGCCCGGACGGCAGCACCGCTCCAATGGATGTCCGGACGATCGCGGATTGGACCATCCGCACGCGCCTCCAAGCGATTTCCGGCGTAGCCGAGATCCTCAACATGGGTGGCGGCGTGAAGCAGGCCCAGGTCCAACCGGACCCTTGGCGCATGCAGGCCCTTGGCGTCTCCATCGAGGAACTCCAGCAAGCCACTCAGGAGGCAGCGACCAACTCTACCGGCGGCTTCATCGATAAGGGCTCGCAGGAAATCATGGTCCGCAACCTGGCGATGACAGTCCAACTCGAGGACATCTCGAAGACCGTGATCAAGCTGGTGAACGGTCGCCCCATCAGCATCGCGGACGTCGCGAAAGTCGCATGGGACACCGAGCCAAAGCGGGGCGATGCCAGCGTGAATGGAAGCCCGGGCGTGATCATGAGCGTCACCAAGGCGCCCGGCTTTGACACCGTGGCACTGACCGAGAAAATCGAGAAAGCGATCGAGGAGCTGAAGCCCGCACTGCCGGAAGGCGTGGAGGCGATGATCCTCTTTCGCCAGCGCGATTTCATTGATCGCGCGATTGATAACCTGAAGAACGCGATCGTCGAAGGAGCAGTGATGGTTACCATCGTCCTCTTCCTGTTCCTGCTGAACCTGCGCACCACCGCGATCACGCTGATGGCGATGCCCCTGAGCTTCGCGATCACGCTCCTCACCTTCAAATGGATGGGGCTAAGCGTGAACAGCATGACCCTGGGAGGTCTCGCCGTGGCCATTGGCATGGTCGTGGACGATGCCATCGTGGATGTGGAAAACGTCTTCCGAAGGCTCAAGGAGAACTCAGCATTGGCCGAGCCCAAGCCGAAGTTGGAAGTCATCGCCAAGGCTTCCGGAGAAGTCCGGAACTCGATCCTCTATGCGACCATCCTGATCGTTCTCGTCTTCGTCCCGCTGCTCGGCCTGACCGGGGTGGAAGGCAGGCTCTTCGGACCGATCGCAATTGCGACGATCGTCAGCATGATCGCTTCCTTCGTCGTCTCGCTCACGGCGATCCCGGTGCTCTGCTCGCTCCTCCTGAAGGAACGGATGAAGCCGGGTCATCACGAAGACGGCCGCCTGGTGAGCCTGCTCAAGGCGACCCTGAAGAACACGCTGCTTCGCCTAAGCCTGCGGCAACCGACTTTGGTCATCGCCATCGTCTCGATGCTGCTGGTGCTCGCACTCATGCTCTATCCGAAGATGAGCAAGGACTTCCTGCCCGCATTCCATGAGGAAACCGTGATCGTCACCACCGGTGCCGCACCCGGAACCTCGCTGGCGGAAATGGAGCATCTCGCAAAGGCGGTGGAAAATCAGATCCGCCAAGTCCCCGAGGTGAATCACATCGGCCGACGCATCGGTCGCGCCGAGCGGAGCGACCATATCGTCCCGATCTCAAACGCGGAGTTCGATATCGACTTCAAGAAGGGAGCGAGCAATCGCACCAACAAGGAGATCCTCGAAGACATCCGCCAGCGGGTGAGAACCGTCCCCGGCACCTTCAGCGTGCTTTCCGGACCGCTATCCCACCGCATCGCCCACTTGCTAAGTGGCGTGACAGCTCCAGTGGCCGTCAAGGTCTTCGGATCCGACCTGAACGTGATCACCGAGATCGGCGGAAAGGTTCAGGCCATCGCCAAGACCATCCCCGGCTTGGAAGACGCGAAGCTCGACCAGCAGGCTCCGATTCCACAGCTCCGTATCGAACTGGATCGCGAGCGGGCCTTGGCACACGGCGTCACGCCGGGTGAGCTGAACTCCGAACTCGCCACCCTACTCGGCGGCGGGAACGTGGCACAGCTTCGCGAGAACCAGCGCACCATCGATCTGGCGATCCGCCTTCCCCTCGAGTGGCGCAGCGATCCGGAGAAAATCCGCGAGCTGCCGATCCACACCAAGACCGGTCGCAACATCCCACTCAAACTGGTGGCAGACGTGCGTGAAGCTTCGGGCCCCAGCTCGGTCTTCCGCGAGAACACCCAGCGCCGCTACGTGGTTTCGATCACGCCGACGCAGCGCAATGCGGGCGAACTCGTGCGCCAACTTCAGGAGAAGGTGGCGGAGCAGATCAAGATGCCGGAAGGAGTTTTCGTCAGCTACGAAGGTGAGTTCCAGGCGGAGCAAGCCGCCGCACAACGGATCGCGATCCTCTTCAGCATCATCCTCGCGGTGATCGTCATGCTGCTGTGGTCCTATTTCCGCAGCCTGGTGCTGGCAGTCCAGGTGCTGCTGAACCTGCCACTCGCCCTGATGGGCAGCTTGGCGCTCACGTGGATTCTGGTGGGAAACATCAGTATCGCGACCCTGGTAGGCTTCATTGCGGTCGGCGGTGTCGCCGCACGCAACGGGATCATGATGATCTCCCACTATCTCCATCTGATGAAGCACGAGGGCGAAGCCTTCACGGAGCGGATGATCGAGCGTGGCACACTGGAGCGATTCGTTCCGGTCACCATGACCGCGCTTTCCGCAGGCATCGCGCTGATTCCCTTCGTGAGATCACTGGGGCAGCCAGGCAAGGAGATCCTCAGCCCGGTGGCGATCTGCATCGTCGGCGGACTGATCACCTCCACGCTGCTCGACTTCGCCGTCACGCCGGCCGTCTTCCGGCTCTTCGGCAAAAAGGCCGCCTTGCAAGCCCTCCGCCTGCAAGCACCGGCAACGCATTGA
- a CDS encoding nickel/cobalt efflux transporter → MTDLSQALAGGATNLWVFIPTAILLGALHGAEPGHSKTMMAAFIIAIRGTILQAVLLGVSAAISHSLVIWALAALALRFGSKWSAEATEPYFQIASGIIILCFAIWMFWRTRRDVAAHHQHHHHHAEEGAKVINTGHGIIELAVFEDGVPPVFRLKFSEHGKTKVPDPSSVEVETTRSDGSKQVFHFVTKEGFLESVEEVPEPHEFELSIEVSHHDHSHRYKVSFREDGHDHGHSHDHAHGHHHHHDHEHAHGHGHDHGHHHHHHDESEDEYQDAHEAAHAEDIRRRFANRTVTTPQIILFGLTGGLMPCPAALTVLLVCMQVKQYTLGFALVAAFSFGLALTMVSVGAAAAWSVRHAEKRFKGFGNFIRKAPYFSSALLVLLACYMAWHGWQGLQGLHQH, encoded by the coding sequence GTGACCGATTTATCCCAAGCACTGGCCGGTGGCGCGACGAATCTCTGGGTTTTCATTCCGACTGCGATTTTGCTCGGTGCCTTGCACGGGGCGGAGCCGGGGCACTCGAAGACGATGATGGCTGCCTTTATCATCGCGATCCGCGGCACCATCCTGCAGGCGGTGCTGCTGGGAGTTTCCGCCGCGATCTCGCACTCGCTGGTGATCTGGGCGCTCGCCGCGCTGGCCTTGCGCTTCGGGAGCAAGTGGAGCGCAGAGGCGACAGAGCCCTATTTCCAGATCGCCTCCGGAATCATTATCCTCTGTTTCGCGATCTGGATGTTCTGGCGGACCCGCAGGGATGTGGCGGCGCATCACCAGCACCATCATCACCATGCCGAAGAGGGTGCGAAGGTGATCAATACGGGGCACGGGATCATCGAGCTTGCCGTTTTTGAGGACGGCGTGCCGCCGGTCTTCCGCCTCAAGTTCAGCGAGCATGGAAAAACGAAGGTGCCGGATCCTTCCTCGGTGGAAGTCGAGACCACCCGGTCTGACGGGAGCAAGCAGGTGTTCCATTTCGTGACGAAGGAGGGCTTTCTAGAGTCGGTGGAAGAAGTCCCCGAGCCGCATGAGTTCGAGCTTTCGATCGAGGTTTCGCATCACGATCACTCGCATCGCTACAAGGTGTCCTTCAGAGAAGATGGGCACGATCACGGGCACTCTCATGATCATGCTCATGGTCACCACCATCATCATGATCACGAGCATGCTCACGGTCATGGGCATGACCACGGTCACCACCACCACCATCACGACGAAAGTGAGGACGAGTATCAGGACGCGCACGAGGCGGCTCACGCGGAGGACATCCGCAGGCGCTTTGCGAACCGGACGGTGACCACGCCGCAGATCATTCTCTTCGGCCTCACGGGCGGCCTGATGCCCTGTCCTGCCGCGCTTACCGTCCTGCTGGTCTGCATGCAGGTGAAGCAATACACGCTGGGCTTCGCCTTGGTGGCGGCTTTCAGCTTCGGGCTGGCGCTAACGATGGTCTCGGTAGGCGCGGCAGCAGCGTGGAGCGTGCGGCATGCTGAGAAACGCTTCAAAGGCTTCGGAAACTTTATCCGGAAGGCTCCTTATTTCTCGAGCGCCCTGCTCGTGCTGCTTGCCTGCTACATGGCCTGGCACGGGTGGCAGGGGCTGCAGGGATTGCATCAGCATTGA
- a CDS encoding metal-sensitive transcriptional regulator has protein sequence MHLDSYEEKKALKMRLRKIAGQVAAIEKMVEEDQEVPDVLMQVVSVRKALKSFSEVLIRQHAHECLEHTPDAELSRRKMRELLKVLERYIE, from the coding sequence ATGCATCTGGATTCCTACGAAGAGAAAAAGGCGTTGAAAATGCGCCTCCGGAAAATCGCCGGCCAAGTCGCCGCTATCGAGAAGATGGTGGAGGAGGACCAAGAGGTTCCGGACGTCCTGATGCAGGTGGTTTCGGTAAGGAAGGCGCTCAAGTCCTTCTCGGAAGTTCTCATCCGCCAGCACGCGCACGAATGCCTCGAGCACACCCCGGACGCCGAGCTGAGCCGGAGAAAAATGCGAGAACTGCTGAAGGTTCTGGAGCGCTATATCGAGTGA